CTCTGGGCCGGgctgcctgcctcctcttctttctccgcAGGGCCTGGGAAAGGACAGGGAGGGCTGGTGAGCAGCACAGCTGTGGCTTGGAAGCCACAGTCCAGTCAGGGCCGGCACCTCCCACTCCATCCTCTTCCCACCTAGCCTTGCTGGTTTCCTGTGACTGTGCgtgtgcgtgagagagagagagagagagagagagagagagagagagacagagagagacagagagagacagagagagagagagagcgcactcaGACATCCCAGCACAGGGTTGACCTAAGTGCTGCTCCCTTCTGGGGATCCCACCCCACTCTCTCTAGTACAGGCCTCTACTAGTGTGCACACTTGTGAGATCTTCATCCGTCCCTGCCTGTGTCTCGTGGGACAACTTCCCGCTGTGGAGTCTGGGATCCTTACACCCCTCAGCTTGAGCAGAGCTCTGCCCAGCACCATGGAGGGTGACAGGAAGGACGGGTTGAGCGCTGCCTCTTAGGCTTGCTCGCATTTGGATCCACATAACTGGCCATCCTTGCCGTGGAGGGTGGAGCAGTAATCCTTCTTTCTCTTGAGGCActgtaacacaggctggcctcagtcacGGTTCGTCTGCCTTGGCCCACAGTGGGGCTGGGATTCCATGTGGGGGACAAAATGCCCAGGCCAGAACCAGTCCTTACTGAAAAGCCCTGGCTGGAGAAGGGGTCCAGAATGAAGTACTAAGATTGTCCAGggcggccaggcagtggtggcgcacgcctttaatcccagcactcgggaggcagaggcaggtggatctctgtgagttcgaggccagcctggactaccaagtgagttccaggaaaggcgcaaagctacacagagaaaccctgtctcgaaaaaccaaaaaaaagattGCCCAGGGCAGTTCAGGCATATGCTGGGTTCTCTGTTTCGGGGTGTTCACGCCTGCCACTGACCTGCTGGGAAGTGTGTGGTGGCCACCAGCGTGTAGAAGTTTCTAAGGAGGCGCCGGCGCTGCTCAGGGGAAGGCTCTGGAGAAAAATGAGCGGCGTGACTAGGTGGCCTCTGGCTCAggtccccccaccaccaccaccgcttcCCTGTGCACCTTTGTCCCGCGAAGGCTCCACGGTGAAGAGGCAGCGTCTCAGTTCCAAGTGCAGCAACAGCAGGCTGGGGAAAGGCACTGTCAGGTCATGGGGCGCTGAccggggtgggagggtggggggcgtGGCCCCACCCTGGGCCCCACCACTGAGCCTCACCCGAGGATGTCGCTGTGCAGCGGGAACCCTTCGGGCAGCACCCTGGGGCCCAGGGGCAGGCAGGCGCGGAGGGGCTCCAGCAGCGGCTGCCACCAGCGTTCCAACAGCTGCAGGGGCATGACCGGCGTGAGGACGGGGCTGGGGGTCGGTGCCTACTGTTGCTCGGTTGGCTAGGGACTGCAGCAGGTGGCGCTCTGAGGGGTGTCCCGGGCGGTGGGGGGCAGCAGCGCGACAGTCCGCCTCACCTGCGGGTCCAGCTGGCCGAGGGGCGGGCGCGGCCCGCACAGCAGACACAACTCCAGGCCCCGCAGCAGCGTTAAGGTCAGCAGCCGGTGCGGGACCTGCAGCGGGGCGCAGGGTGGGCTAAGCACGGCGGCCCGCCGCCCGCCCGAGGGGGGCCCCACCCTGTCCCCGCCCACTCACCTTGGGGCTCCCGTGGGGCAGGTACACCGGGTAATCGCGAGCGGCCTGTGGTGGCAGGGACCCGACCAGCCACGGGAGCAGCACCGCTTCAGGCATGCCCAGGCGCCACCAGCCCTCGGTCGCTGCCACCACTCGGCCCGAGACCAGCAGGCTGGCGAAGGCTGTGCCAGTGGCCTCCGCGAACCCCGAGAGGGTTTCCTGGGGAGGGGGTCAGACTAGGAGTCATAAAGCAGGGAGGGACCTCTCCGGCGGGGCCTGAAGTGGAGGAGCAGCCACGTGACCAGCGGAGGAGACACTCCAGTATGTTAGGCTGCCATGCTCCTGGGTCACACCCActctggggacaggaaggctTGAACTTGCCCATTCAGTGAGCATTCTCAGCTCACCATGCATCACTTTTTCCCCCTTCAGTAATGGGAAATGTAACTCAAGGCCTTGGGCTCTACCGCCAAGCCACACTGAATTTTTGAGTCAGGTGCTCGCTGAGTTGCCCCGCCCGCCAGCCTTAAACTTTTCATCCTCGTTCTCAGCCTCTAGAGTAGCCAGGATGACAGGCCTGCACTGTAGAGCCAATAATTTTAACAACTGCATCTACAGTTTGAGCTTTGGAAGCTCTGATTGGTCAGGCCACACTGCCTCGAGGGACAGAACTTTAAGATAGGGAGACTGGGATCCGCCCAGATAAGGCAGCGCTCGCTTCAAGGTTGGGACCTGGAAAGTTTTAGGCTGTTTGAGAGCCTCGAGGAAGTTAAAACTGATTTATGGATGTCAGCATAGGTCGGTGAGCACCAGAGGACACAGGCCTTGGGACATCGGGCAGAGAGGCGGGGCtgtcctggggaagaggagacTGCCCCAGAGAAGGGGAGTGGTCAGGGAGGACTCTGGGGAAGAGAGTTCTTTTAGAAAGCGTTCAAGGTAAAACTCCATTCCAGAATGCTAAGAGGGTGCTCGGGTGATGTCCAGAGGGCAGAGAATGAAGGCTGGGCCAGAGCCATGGGACACACTGATTTCTGTAGCTGTCCCAATACCTGCATGAGAGAGCCCTCTGGAGGGATGGCAGAGTCCACACACTGGGTCAGGTCCCCGATGAGCTCCGAGCTCCCCAGGAAGCTGTCAATGAGACAGTAGCTGGCCTgtggaggaaaagggaaaagcTTGGACCCCAGTGGGCCCAGATCAGTCCAGAGAAAGAACACCAAGTTCCCCAAGAACTATGGGCTCATGCTGTCCCAGGGCCTGGTGGGAATTATAGTCCCAGACAAACAGGTAAGGCTAAGGGATCCTAACTGCACTCACGGCCTCACCCTCAGCTCTTTCTTCAGGCGCTCTACATTCCTGATGTTGGTCAGCTCCTCAAGTCCCACAATGAGGACCTAGACAAAGGAGAGTGGAGACTTGACACAGGAGAGTGGACTCTAGTCGAAGAGAAGACAGTACTTGGGTGGTGTGAGAGAGGAGGAGCAGGCCTGGAATCCTGTGtatgagggaggagggctgaggTTTGGATGCCTGggtgtgagagaaaaaaaaaaatgcaggggCTTAGACTGAGGCCAAGGGGCTGAGAGttgcagatctcttgagtttcgGAGAAAAGAGGGCCCAGCCTCACCATGGCCCCGAACACCATGTGGAGCATCCTTTCCAGGCTCAGCTCCGAGGCACCCTCCTCGGACGACACAGCAATGAGTGTGATGCTGTGGGGACGAAAGCGAAAAGCA
The nucleotide sequence above comes from Peromyscus maniculatus bairdii isolate BWxNUB_F1_BW_parent chromosome 1, HU_Pman_BW_mat_3.1, whole genome shotgun sequence. Encoded proteins:
- the Fuz gene encoding protein fuzzy homolog isoform X3; its protein translation is MRGQGFICCASQPPAGSPCSAGAAAAAPPVNSFLSLSSAPSMESTCSGRIWTCSWTLQERKTRPCITLIAVSSEEGASELSLERMLHMVFGAMVLIVGLEELTNIRNVERLKKELRASYCLIDSFLGSSELIGDLTQCVDSAIPPEGSLMQETLSGFAEATGTAFASLLVSGRVVAATEGWWRLGMPEAVLLPWLVGSLPPQAARDYPVYLPHGSPKVPHRLLTLTLLRGLELCLLCGPRPPLGQLDPQLLERWWQPLLEPLRACLPLGPRVLPEGFPLHSDILGLLLLHLELRRCLFTVEPSRDKEPSPEQRRRLLRNFYTLVATTHFPAGPAEKEEEAGSPAQRPRACYLVLGPGAGWRLVAVQLGPRRLLLLLSPQSPAHGLRGLATHTLQALTPFL
- the Fuz gene encoding protein fuzzy homolog isoform X2, whose protein sequence is MRGQGFICCASQPPAGSPCSAGAAAAAPPVNSFLSLSSAPSMESTCSGRIWTCSWTLQERKTRPWCGRASMTGPCITLIAVSSEEGASELSLERMLHMVFGAMVLIVGLEELTNIRNVERLKKELRASYCLIDSFLGSSELIGDLTQCVDSAIPPEGSLMQETLSGFAEATGTAFASLLVSGRVVAATEGWWRLGMPEAVLLPWLVGSLPPQAARDYPVYLPHGSPKVPHRLLTLTLLRGLELCLLCGPRPPLGQLDPQLLERWWQPLLEPLRACLPLGPRVLPEGFPLHSDILGLLLLHLELRRCLFTVEPSRDKEPSPEQRRRLLRNFYTLVATTHFPAGPAEKEEEAGSPAQRPRACYLVLGPGAGWRLVAVQLGPRRLLLLLSPQSPAHGLRGLATHTLQALTPFL
- the Fuz gene encoding protein fuzzy homolog isoform X1; its protein translation is MGDAGPGVHLLCLAASSGVPLFCRSSGGGPSRQQLPFSVIGSLNGVHMFGQNLDVQLDSARTEDTTVVWKSFHDSITLIAVSSEEGASELSLERMLHMVFGAMVLIVGLEELTNIRNVERLKKELRASYCLIDSFLGSSELIGDLTQCVDSAIPPEGSLMQETLSGFAEATGTAFASLLVSGRVVAATEGWWRLGMPEAVLLPWLVGSLPPQAARDYPVYLPHGSPKVPHRLLTLTLLRGLELCLLCGPRPPLGQLDPQLLERWWQPLLEPLRACLPLGPRVLPEGFPLHSDILGLLLLHLELRRCLFTVEPSRDKEPSPEQRRRLLRNFYTLVATTHFPAGPAEKEEEAGSPAQRPRACYLVLGPGAGWRLVAVQLGPRRLLLLLSPQSPAHGLRGLATHTLQALTPFL
- the Fuz gene encoding protein fuzzy homolog isoform X4 → MGDAGPGVHLLCLAASSGVPLFCRSSGGGPSRQQLPFSVIGSLNGVHMFGQNLDVQLDSARTEDTTVVWKSFHDSITLIAVSSEEGASELSLERMLHMVFGAMVLIVGLEELTNIRNVERLKKELRASYCLIDSFLGSSELIGDLTQCVDSAIPPEGSLMQETLSGFAEATGTAFASLLVSGRVVAATEGWWRLGMPEAVLLPWLVGSLPPQAARDYPVYLPHGSPKVPHRLLTLTLLRGLELCLLCGPRPPLGQLDPQLLERWWQPLLEPLRACLPLGPRVLPEGFPLHSDILGLLLLHLELRRCLFTVEPSRDKEPSPEQRRRLLRNFYTLVATTHFPAVTGNQQG